The Sulfurimonas sp. genome includes the window TTCAAATGAGTTAAGATGAAATACAAACTATTAAAATTACTATTTTTAGCATTTCTGTTTATAGGACAAAGTGCTTATGCGATAGAACCTCTTTCGATCAAGTATGTTGACCCTAAGGCTAGTGAGAAAGCGGATAGTCTTTATAATAAGGCGCATAGAGCGTACTCTCAAGGAAACTATGAAAAAGCAATTGAACTTTACAGGTCATCATATGAATATAAAATCTCTGCGGATGTTCTAAATAACTTAGCTGCTACTTTTGAAAAAGTTAAAGACTACGATAATGCTATTAAATGGTATAAAATAACTATTAATAAGTATCAAGATAAGGATGCAATATTTAATTTAGCGTTCTTATATGATGATAAACTTGCTAAGTATAATAAAGCTATTGAATTATATCAACAAGCTTTTGCAAAAGGTATTGTAACTGGGGGGGTGAATTTGGGGATACTGTATGAAGAGAAATTACACAAAATAAAAAAATCTATTTACTGGTACAAAAAAGCCATAAAAAAAGGTGATATAGATGCAAGAAAAAATCTAGGATTACTTTACCATCAACAAAAAGACAAGCTAAACAGTGCAACTTACATGATAGGTATGATAGGACATCCTTACACAAAAGAAAGAGTTTTAGGCTTGTTACGAGATGACTGGAAAATCGACGAACCAACCCTAAAAAAAGCCTACGAACTCCAAAAAACTCTAGTTCCAAATCCATATACAGGTGGAATAGAATAGATGCTAGAGTATCCAAAAGTATAAATTGAGTTCATGTCAGCACTCCCACCATATATAAACTTAACCTTTTTAAGAGCACTAAGAGGAGCAAGAGACTTTAGAGTTCTTAAAGACTATTATCAAACAAATACTAGTGACTATACTCAAGATAAAGTTGTCACAAAAACCGATGCTTATTTATATGTTACAGATGCTATTAAAACTACAGAGTATAAGGTTATAAATAGAGGTGACTATTCTAACCCTAAGGTTGAGAAGGTACAGTTTAAAGATACAGATACACAAGTAATTCGTAAATATATACCCTGCTATGAAGAAGATGGAAAACTTGAAATCATCTACTCAAATGTAAAACTCACTAAAGAGCAACTGAGTAAGTTCACTCCAGTTTCTGTAACACTAAGTGATAAAAAGAATCTTCATTGTATAAACCATAAAGATTATTCAAAGTCCATAAAACATACAAATAAAGAGATGAAAGATATTTTAATCTCAAACAAAGAAGCTAAAAAACTAAACAAGTCACACTTAAACATAGTAATTGAAATAGATGACCCTATCGGTGAAATAGAAGATTTGTATGAAGAGTTAGAATGTTCTTTTCATACTGCTTATGCACATAACAAACCTTTAATAGACAGGATTAAACAACGCAATGCTTATGCCTATAGCGTAGCAAACTTTATGGATGAACTTGAAGTAAACTCAAAAGAGAAACAAGAAAGAAAAAAGACAAAGAAAAAACTCAAAGATGCTTACTATACTTTAGTTGAAGGGATGAAAGAAGATTTTATACCTTATATTATAGATACTTGTAAAGATAGAGGTTTTTCATGGAGCATCAAAGATAGTAGTTCTTCTTTTATAAGACTTAATATTTTTGTTGAACATGATGTAGCTATGAGTTACTTAAATGAAGTAAAACTAAATGCTTCGTTTTTACTCAACACACAACATAACTATAATACCTTTGATGGAAGAAGGATAGAGCATCTTAATGAAAAGTGTATCATTGAAAGTAAAAGTCATGACTATTTGTGTTTAGGCGTAAGAGCACATATCAATGGTAGTAAAACATCTCACAAGTATGAGATGAGTACTAGAGAGAGTTATACAGAGATAACAGCATTAACACTTTTTAGCCTCTATTTTAGTGGTAAACATAATGATGTTATCGGTACTAAATATAAAGATGCTATTGAAGAGTTTCATTATAATTTAAAGAAGCTATCTGCTCATCCAGAGTTTGAAGAGAGTGTGCAAGAAGAGATTAATGATAAGCTTAAAGACAGTCCTTACACTAAACTCTTTCAAGATAAAAATGGCAAACGCAGTGATACTTTTATAGATGAGTATTCAGATTTAGATACTACTGCTAAATATTGTGCTTATGATTGGAAAGAAAAAGGACATATTAAAGAGTTTAAGTCTCTTATTCCTAAAGAGGAAACATTTAAGTTCTTTTATGACAAATACAGAAAGACTCCCAAAACATTGAGTGAAGAACTCTCTAAACAACTAATAAATCCAGAGCTAAAAACATTATTAAAAAATTATAGTGATTTAAAAGATACAGGGTTTGAGAGAATGGACTTACTTTTAAATATAGCTTACTCACTAACTGCAAGTAGAACTATGTTTGATGATGAAGTTACACAGACTTCAGCGTTTAACACTAATAGTGCTGTCTTAGAGTTTATGAAAGAGATTTCTATTAAACTTCAAAGTATAGATGAGAGTGAACATGAAAAACTTTACAAAGAAGATATCTTTACTCTTTATCATCAAAATCTTCATGGCATAATATTGCACGCTTTAGTTAAGGGAGAATATAATGAAAATGAGTTTAGTTCAAGAAAAAGCAATGCTAACAAATTCTTAGATGAACTCGCACCTGAGATAGAAAAAGAGTACAAGCTTGTCCTCTCCAACTTAAACGATGGCAATATCAGTAAAGACCTAAAAGTAAAAAAAGCTCATGAAAAACTCTTTGAACAACTCAAAGCACTAGATGGGATAACTAGTAAGATTCATGAGGCTGAGGATAAGCAGAAAGAAGCAGATAAAGATGCAAGAGGAAGAGGAATAGAGACTACAAAAACTAAAGAAAAGCTAACTATATTAAGAAAATCCAAACCCTATAAACTCTCAATCTCAACAATGAAAGGTCTAAGCTTTTTCATAACCTTATTTACAACAGGAGATGCTCTTAAAACCTACAAGAAAAACGACCTAAAAGCTCTACTAGAGATAACAACAGGCATAAACTCAATCACAAAAACAGTAGTAGAAACAGGAACAAAAGTTTTACCTAGAACTAAACAAGCTATGATAATGGTAGATTTTTTACTAGCAGAACACTCTGTCCCTCAAAAGATTATTGCTAAACTTGCAATACCTGCTGTTGTAGTAGGTGCTTACTATGAGATGGTATCCTTAGAGGATGAAGATTATGATGCTATGCTTATGATTGGTACTAAAGCAGCTATAATAGTAGCCTTGGCGTTTGTATCAGGTATGTGGATAGCCGCAATAGGATATATAGCTCTTGAAATACTTTGGTATATCTTCTCTGGTTACTTTATAGACTCAAGAGTTGAAGTTATGATTGAGAAGTCTCTCTTCTATCAAGATGGACGCAAACCATATATCTTAGAGAGTCTAAGTACAACTACTGGAAACTACTATATTCGTCGTGGTTCAAGAGATGCTCTAATGCAGGCAAAAGATATAACAAAAATTGGCGGAACTAAAGAGGTAAGAGAGTTTATTTATAAAAACTACTCAGATAATAAACAAGCATTGCAAGCAGCAGCAAGGTATGAGTTTAGTGAGATATATAGAGCCTTAAAAAACATCAGTATAGAAGTAGAAAAAGTTCCTACTTACTTCCTTAACTTTACAAAAACAATGAATCTTAACCTTAATGGTTACCTTCGTGTTAATAAAGATTACTATGAAGAAATGGAAGGTCTAATCTATCTTATAAAAGATGATAACTATACAGACTATATACTTATAGATGCAACTGAAGCTATAGACAAAGAGAATGATAAACTTATAGATATATTTACAAGTTTTAAAGAAGAACTTTCAGAAGCTAAACTAGATGAGGATAGAAAAAAGAATTATACTATTTTAATAGCTAGTGGTATTACTTCTGTAAAATACAAACTTGATATAAAATATAACAGTAAAAATGACTGGTTAGGAACTAAACTAGTTAAAGAAATCAATTATTATCTAAATGAACTTATACCTATGCCTTTAAGTCCACGAGATTTAGAACTGTTGAAGTAAAGGAAAATGAAAATGAAAAGAATGTTTAAAATATTTATATTACTGTTTGTCTTTGCTTCGCAGTCTCTCCTTGCAGAACAAGATATAAGTGATGAAGCTTTCAAGGCTTATAAAAAAGGTGAAAAACTTTATCAAACCAAGAAATATGATGAAGCCTTAAAATGGTTTAAAATTTCCTTTGATGAAGATTCATCTAAAGATTTAGCCTTTAACATCGGTTTAACTTATGATGAACTGAAAGATTACCCTAATGCTATAAAATGGTATAGAAAAGCTTTTGAGATGGGAGACAAAAAAGGGGGAGCAAACTTAGGACTCCTATACGACGAAAAATTGAAGGATTATCCTAAAGCTATAAAATGGTATAAAAAAGCCATAAAAAAAGGTAATGTTAGTGCTATAAATAATCTAGCTATATTATATAAACAACAAAAAGATTATCCAAATGCGATAAAATGGTATAAAAAAGCTTTTGAGATGGGGAATCTGGATGGTGCATATAACTTAGGTTGTTTATATGATGTAAATAAAAAAGATTTTAAAAATGCCATTATTTGGTACAAAAAAGCAGCCAAGAAAGGACATAAAAAAGCTATAAATAATCTTGGTGAAGTTTACCATGATTTAAAAGACAACATCACTGCATCTGCATATGTTTTAGCTGGAATTGTATATGGATATGATAAACAAGAAACTTTTAAGTATTTAAATAAAACTTGGAAAATAGATGAGCCAACCATGATAAAAGCCTACAAACTACAACAAACCCTAGACATCCCAAAACACTACATAGGTGACATTGACTAATAAATGTTAGCCATTCACAAAACATTATTTATAAAATAAGGGGGAAAATTGGAAAAAGAATCAAATAACATAATTTCTAAATGTGAATCAAGTGTTCTATCATTAAAAGGTTGTTACAATCGAATTCAATGGTGGCAAACCACGATAATGATTTGGTTTATTATCGCTATGCTTTTTAACTCATATAATATATTACATTATGAAGTTAACCATCCAAAAAAAGTGATAGTTGAAAAAATTTCAACACAACAAACATCAAATTTTATGTACTTGCAAGAAAATATGCCATCTGAATTAGATTTAACATCTCTTATAAAACAAGGAAATCCTATCCAGCATATTCAAGGAGTGTTACTCTTTATAACTCTTATGTTAATGTCTTGGATAAGTATTACTTCATCAGTTAAGCGTTTGCATGACATTGATAAATCTGGTTTTTGGTGGTATGTAAATTTTATTCCTATAGTTGGTTCGATAATAGTATTTGTTATGAATGTTTTTATTCCATCTAAGAATACACGATATTGTCAATATAAAATTAAAGAAGACAAAACACAATGGCTTTTTACTCTAGCGGGGATATTATTACTTATCCCCATCTTAATAAATATTATTGATATAACGGATCGCTATGGGACATGGTATGTTCAAGCAAGTTTATGGACTCAATACTATATGAAAGATTATATATTTTTTATACTATTATTACTACTTATGGCATTGAGTTTGAACTTTGATAAATTTATTAATATATCTTATTCGAAAAAGATGAAAGTGATTCAATATATTTCATTTGCTTATGTTGCTTGGTTGTTTTATAATATCAGTCACTTATTTTTTAATTTTGAAAGTAATAGTATAATGAGTTATTTTATTTATTATTTTTCATTATTTTTAGAATATGGTATTCAGTTTTCAGCATTATGTATACTTATTTTGAATACAAATAAAGAACTAAAGAAAGTACAGAATCAAAAAGTATCTTAAAAAAAGCCTATGAACTTCAAAAGATATAGTTTAACACCTCTACATACGAGGCTTAACTAAAAAATGTCAGTTCTTCCCTTAAACATAAAAAACTACCTACTACGAGTAGATGGATGTAAAACTGACAAAGGAGCCGCTCTTGTCTTAGCTAGTCCAGGACAAACACAGAGTAAAATAGGTGTAAAGTCTGGAGGAAGTGCTGCAAATATCATTACTAAAGAACTTGAAATTGCAAAAGTAGATACTAAAGAAAATATAAAAAAAGAGAAATATCAAATTTATCCACTAAGACTAAGTGGGGAGTACATAAGAGCACTAAGAGGAGCAAGAGACTTTAGAGTTCTTAAAGACTATTATCAAACAAATACTAGTGACTATACTCAAGATAAAATTGTCACAAAAACCGATGCTTATTTATATGTTACAGATGCTATTAAAACTACAGAGTATAAGGTTATAAATAGAGGTGACTATTCTAACCCTAAGGTTGAGAAGGTACAGTTTAAAGATACAGATACACAAGTCATTCGTAAATATATACCCTGCTATGAAGAAGATGGAAAACTTGAAATCATCTACTCAAATGTAAAACTCACTAAAGAGCAACAGAGTAAGTTCACTCCAGTTTCTGTAACACTATACTACCCCAATATGTCAAGACAACTTTTTCAAAAATCTAATTCCCTAAATACCTGTTACCCTATGCTACATTTTCACTAGATTTAGTGTAATTCTCATCATTGATTTTTAAACTATCATAATAAACATTCATAGGTTTTTTATATTTCAATGTCTCATGAAATCTTCTGTGATTATAAAATTCTATATAATCCTTAACATCACTTTTGAGAATTGATACTCTCTCATATTCATTGAGGTATATTTTTTCAACTTTAGCACTTCTCCAGAACCTCTCAATACAAATATTATCTGTTGCTCTACCTTTGCCATCCATAGAGATAATTATGTCATTATCTTTTAATGTTTGAGTATACTACCCCAAGAAAATCAAACAACTATTTCTAAAGTTTAATTCTTAAAAGAGTAAAATTAAACAATAAAAATAGAAGGTAATCTTATGAGTCGAAAAAGAACAACATATACAGCAGAATTCAAGACAAAGTTAGTTTTAGAAGTTTTAAAAGAAGATAAGACACTAAATGAAATAGCAAGTGTAAATAATATCACACCAAAAAACTTACAAAATTGGAAGAAGATATTTTTGGAAAATGCAGAAGTTGCGATGGAACCTGCAAAAGTAATTAAAGAGTACAAAGAAGAGAATGTAAGATTACAAGCTAAACTTGATGAATATGCAAAGGTTGTAGGTCAACTAACAGTAGAGAAGGACTGGGCGGTGGGAAAGTTAAGCAGCTTGGACTCTAGCTATAAAAAGGAGTTGATTGATAGAGATGAAAATAAGGCATTATCAGTTGTAAAACAATGTAATCTTATTAACTATAACAGAAGTAATTTGTTCTATGCACCAATGGTAAATCTTGCTAAAAATGTAATTAAAAAACATATAGAAAAAGTATTTGAAGAGATACCAAGCTATGGCTATATGAAAGTGTATCATCAACTACTAGAGGATGGTTTTCGTGTCAGTCCCAACACAGTGCTGGCATACCGTAGAGAGTTAGGTTTACAGGCTGTTTTAGCTGTAAGACCACCAAATACAAGCTGGGCGGACAAGCAACATCATAAATACTCTTACAAAATAAGAGGATTAGATATCGTAAGAGCAAACCAAGTATGGTCAACAGATATAACCTATATTAAAATTAAAGGTGGTATGGTCTATATGGCTGCCATAATTGATTGGTATTCTAAAGCAATATTATCTTGGCGAATATCCAACACAATGGATACAGATTTAGTCATAGGTGTACTAGATGAAGCACTCGCACTCTATGGTAAGCCTGAAATATTTAATACTGATCAAGGATCACAATATACAAGCTGTATCCACACTCAAACATTAAAAGATAATGACATAATTATCTCTATGGATGGCAAAGGTAGAGCAACAGATAATATTTGTATTGAGAGGTTCTGGAGAAGTGCTAAAGTTGAAAAAATATACCTCAATGAATATGAGAGAGTATCAGTTCTCAAAAGTGATGTTAAGGATTATATAGAATTTTATAATCACAGAAGATTTCATGAGACATTGAAATATAAAAAACCTATGAATGTTTATTATGATAGTTTAAAAATCAATGATGAGAATTACACTAAATCTAGTGAAAATGTAGCATAGGGTAACAGGTATTTAGGGAATTAGATTTTTGAAAAAGTTGTCTTGACATATTGGGGTAGTATACTAAGTGGTAAAAAAAATCTTCATTGTATAAACCATAAAGATTATTCAAAGTCCATAAAACATATAAATAAAGAGATGAAAGATATTTTAATCTCAAATAAAGAAGCTAAAAAACTAAACAAGTCACACTTAAACATAGTAGTTGAAATAGATGACCCTATCGGTGAAATAGAAGATTTGTATGAAGAGCTAGAATGTTCTTTTCATACTGCTTATGCACATAACAAACCTTTAATAGACAGGATTAAAGAACGCAATGCTTATGCCTATAGCGTAGCAAACTTTATGGATGAACTTGAAGTAAACTCAAACGAGAAACAAGAAAGAAAAAACACAAAGAAAAAACTCCAAAAGGCTTACTATACTTTAGTTGAAGGGATGAAAGAAGATTTTATACCTTATATTATAGATACTTGTAAAGATAGAGGTTTTTCATGGAGCATCAAAGATAGTAATTCTTCTTTTATAAGACTAAATGCTTTTGTTGAACATAATGTAGCTATGAGTTACTTAAATGAAGTAAAACTAAATGCTTCGTTTTTACTCAACACACAACATAACTATAATACCTTTGATGGGAGAAAGATAGAGCATCTTAATGAAAAATGTATCATTGAAAGTAAAAGTCATGACTATTTGTGTTTGGGTGTAAGAGCACATATCGATGGTAGTAAAACATCACACAAGTATGCAACAAGTACTAGAGAGAGTTATACAGAGATAACAGCATTAACACTTTTTAGCCTCTACTTTAGTGGTAAACATAATGATGTTATCGGTACTAAATATAAAGAT containing:
- a CDS encoding tetratricopeptide repeat protein, with product MKRMFKIFILLFVFASQSLLAEQDISDEAFKAYKKGEKLYQTKKYDEALKWFKISFDEDSSKDLAFNIGLTYDELKDYPNAIKWYRKAFEMGDKKGGANLGLLYDEKLKDYPKAIKWYKKAIKKGNVSAINNLAILYKQQKDYPNAIKWYKKAFEMGNLDGAYNLGCLYDVNKKDFKNAIIWYKKAAKKGHKKAINNLGEVYHDLKDNITASAYVLAGIVYGYDKQETFKYLNKTWKIDEPTMIKAYKLQQTLDIPKHYIGDID
- a CDS encoding DUF805 domain-containing protein, whose product is MEKESNNIISKCESSVLSLKGCYNRIQWWQTTIMIWFIIAMLFNSYNILHYEVNHPKKVIVEKISTQQTSNFMYLQENMPSELDLTSLIKQGNPIQHIQGVLLFITLMLMSWISITSSVKRLHDIDKSGFWWYVNFIPIVGSIIVFVMNVFIPSKNTRYCQYKIKEDKTQWLFTLAGILLLIPILINIIDITDRYGTWYVQASLWTQYYMKDYIFFILLLLLMALSLNFDKFINISYSKKMKVIQYISFAYVAWLFYNISHLFFNFESNSIMSYFIYYFSLFLEYGIQFSALCILILNTNKELKKVQNQKVS
- a CDS encoding integrase core domain-containing protein, producing the protein MIISMDGKGRATDNICIERFWRSAKVEKIYLNEYERVSILKSDVKDYIEFYNHRRFHETLKYKKPMNVYYDSLKINDENYTKSSENVA
- a CDS encoding IS3 family transposase; amino-acid sequence: MSRKRTTYTAEFKTKLVLEVLKEDKTLNEIASVNNITPKNLQNWKKIFLENAEVAMEPAKVIKEYKEENVRLQAKLDEYAKVVGQLTVEKDWAVGKLSSLDSSYKKELIDRDENKALSVVKQCNLINYNRSNLFYAPMVNLAKNVIKKHIEKVFEEIPSYGYMKVYHQLLEDGFRVSPNTVLAYRRELGLQAVLAVRPPNTSWADKQHHKYSYKIRGLDIVRANQVWSTDITYIKIKGGMVYMAAIIDWYSKAILSWRISNTMDTDLVIGVLDEALALYGKPEIFNTDQGSQYTSCIHTQTLKDNDIIISMDGKGRATDNICIERFWRSAKVEKIYLNEYERVSVLKSDVKDYIEFYNHRRFHETLKYKKPMNVYYDSLKINDENYTKSSENVA